The following proteins are encoded in a genomic region of Nicotiana sylvestris chromosome 4, ASM39365v2, whole genome shotgun sequence:
- the LOC138890584 gene encoding uncharacterized protein, protein MYFDGAAHHGGAGAGVVFVTSQGEVLPYSFTLTQLYSNNIAEYQTLILGLEMVVEMKRLQLQVFGDSQLGVNQLLGSYEVKKPELRPYHDYAKKLMGWLGDATIQHVPRKENKKADALAALASSLTLLDQAQVTICQKWVVPLPNEAEGEENKLKHLVAVSEVEK, encoded by the coding sequence atgtactttgatggtgctgcacaTCACGGAGGAGCTGGTGCtggtgtagtatttgtcacttctcAAGGTGAAGTTCTGCCCTACTCTTTTACGTTGACTCAACtctactctaacaacattgctGAGTATCAAACACTAATACTTGGGCTCGAAATGGTTGTCGAAATGAAGcggttgcaattgcaagtctttggtgactctcaATTAGGGGTCAATCAGCTTTTAGGTAGTTATgaggtcaagaagcctgaactacgtccatatcatgattacgcaaAAAAGTTAATGGGGTGGCTCGGTGATGCGACTATTCAAcatgtgccaaggaaagaaaataagaaggcggATGCTTTAGCTGCCCTAGCTTCATCTTTAACCCTGCTTGATCAAGCGCAAGTTACtatctgccaaaaatgggtagtaccactaccaaatgaggctgaaggtgaagaaaataaactcaagcatcttgtcgcTGTTTCTGAAGTCGAGAAATAA
- the LOC138890583 gene encoding uncharacterized protein, with amino-acid sequence MVKDCLDYTRRCKACQFHVNFIHQPPEVLHPTVASWPFDTWGLDVIGPLPKSYGGHLYILAATDYFSKWKVVKSKRDRNDHMEEDLWAYRTTHHIPTQATPYSLVYGVEVVLPLERQIPLLRLAIQEGITDEENVRLRLAELEALDEKRLEAQ; translated from the exons atggtaaaagattgcttggactataCTCGAAGATgtaaggcttgtcaattccatgtgaattttattcatcaacctcctgaagtgttgcacccgactgttgcatcctggccatttgacacttggggattggatgttattggaccattGCCAAAGTCCTATGGTGGGCACttatacatcttggctgcaactgactacttctcaaaatgg aaagtcgtcAAATCCAAACGAGATCGGAATGACCATATGGAAGAAgatctatgggcatataggacgacTCACCACATCCCAACacaggcgactccttattcactcgtttatggagtcgaagtTGTCTTaccacttgagcgtcaaatacctttgttacgactggctattcaggaagggatcactgatgaagaaaatgttcgacttcgattagcagagttggaggctcttgatgagaagaggttggaagctCAATAG
- the LOC138890585 gene encoding uncharacterized protein → MRRQTKLVVSCKEVLKVKPYTVVYTKEHDEDEENVSPCYHISFNDGDPQEDEDTKDAPPELEEGVKMTIDALKDVNLGTNEDPRPTYLSALLEDDEESTYIELLKEFRDVFTWSYKEMPGLDTKVAVYHLAVKNGARPVKQAQRRFRPDLVPLIETEVNKFIEKDEFPFPISELMIDATTGYEAMSFKDGSSGYNQIRMVPKYEELTGFPTPKGIYCYKVMPFGLKNAGATYQSAMQNIFDDLLHKNVECYIDNLVVKSREKGDHLKDLRMVFELLRRYQLRMNPLKCTFAVTSEKFLGFIVRHRGIEIVQSKKAIKGQTLVDFLEDHPIPDDWELTGKLPDEDAMVIEVQPP, encoded by the exons atgaggcgacaaacaaagcttgtggtttcatgtaaagaagtactgaaggtaaagccatatactgtggtctaTACTAAGGAGCatgacgaagatgaagaaa atgtttcaccatgttatcacatatccttcaacgatggggaccctcaagaagatgaagatacGAAAGATGCTCCACccgaacttgaagaaggagtgaagatgACAATTGATGCCTTAAAAGATGTTAACCTTGGCACCAATGAGGatccaagacccacctacctaagtgctttactagaagatgatgaagagagcacttatattgagttactcaaagagttcagggatgtcttcacttggagttacaaagagatgcctggcttggacaCGAAAGTAGCAGTCTatcaccttgcagtcaaaaatggtgctcgccctgttaaacaagctcaaaggcgttttaggccggacttggttcccttgattgaaaccgAAGTTAACAAATTCATCGAA AAAGATGAGTTCCCGTTTCCCATTTCAGAattgatgatcgatgctactactgggtaCGAGGCAATGTCATTTAAGGATGGTtcatcaggctataaccaaattcgcatggTGCCAAAATATGAAGAGCTTACTGGATTCCCtacccccaagggtatttattgctacaaggtaatgccttttggcttgaaaaacgctggtgctacttaccaaagtgctatgcaaaatatttttgacgatcttctccacaagaatgtcgaatgctataTTGACaacttggtggtaaaatcaagagagaagggcgaccacttgaaagacttgagaatggtgtttgagttgctccggaggtaccaacttaggatgaacccATTGAAATGCACCTTTGCAGTTACTTCCGAAAAGTTTCTTGGTTTCATTGTTCGACATCGAGGGATTGAAATTGTTCAATCCAAA AAGGCTATAAAAGGACAAACGTTAGTGGACTTCTTGGAAGATCACCCTATACCTGATGATTGGGAGCTAACTGGCAAACTACCTGATGAGGATGCCATGGTCATCGAAGTTCAGCCTCCAtag